One Methylophaga marina DNA window includes the following coding sequences:
- a CDS encoding aminomethyltransferase family protein, whose translation MNNPLPKESITRNSVLNVRHKELGSTLDGEIWNGMPIPWSYHSDVNDEVVAVRTRAGLYDVSGLNIVNVSGPAALKILDKLVTIDVTKLEPGTSRLAGEVNEEGALVDDIMVICDDKEHYRLSHGSGATQQTLAELAKGEGVTVEQDYDVHILSLQGPRSIDILDPELDFNLAELPYFKHIKTTLFGREVILARGGYSGERGYEVYCSAADAVYLWDMILEKGQPFGAIPASWDSLDLTRVEAALLFFPFDMPEGDTTPWEVNMDWCVDLDKPGDYIGKEAVLKLKGRERFKQIGLECRAKQAVEVGAKLFIDGKEVGVVTSASYSQYLMKSLAMAHIKPEYSQLGTTVTVADGDKVKATIVKMPFYDPMRVRTHPE comes from the coding sequence ATTCCATGGAGCTATCATTCAGATGTGAATGATGAGGTCGTTGCTGTCCGCACCCGGGCAGGATTATATGATGTGTCTGGTCTCAACATAGTTAATGTATCGGGGCCAGCCGCATTAAAAATTCTCGACAAGTTGGTGACCATTGATGTCACAAAGCTCGAACCTGGTACTTCTCGACTGGCTGGTGAAGTAAATGAAGAAGGCGCGCTAGTCGATGACATCATGGTCATCTGTGATGACAAAGAACATTACCGTTTATCGCATGGTAGCGGGGCTACTCAGCAAACATTAGCTGAACTTGCCAAAGGCGAAGGTGTTACGGTTGAGCAGGATTATGATGTACATATCCTGTCACTTCAGGGCCCACGCTCTATCGATATTCTTGATCCTGAGCTGGATTTCAATCTGGCCGAATTACCCTATTTCAAACATATCAAAACCACCTTATTTGGTCGTGAAGTGATTCTCGCTCGCGGCGGTTATTCCGGTGAGCGTGGTTACGAAGTCTATTGTTCCGCTGCTGACGCAGTGTATCTGTGGGACATGATTCTGGAAAAAGGTCAGCCATTCGGTGCCATCCCGGCATCATGGGATTCTCTCGATCTGACCCGCGTTGAAGCGGCCTTACTTTTCTTCCCGTTTGATATGCCTGAAGGCGACACCACTCCGTGGGAAGTCAATATGGACTGGTGTGTGGATTTAGATAAACCCGGTGATTACATCGGTAAAGAAGCGGTGCTTAAGTTAAAAGGCAGAGAACGCTTCAAACAAATCGGTCTGGAATGTCGGGCTAAACAAGCGGTAGAAGTCGGTGCGAAATTATTCATTGATGGCAAAGAAGTGGGTGTCGTGACCAGTGCCAGCTACAGCCAATATCTGATGAAGTCTTTGGCGATGGCCCATATCAAACCGGAATACAGCCAACTTGGCACCACAGTGACAGTGGCCGACGGTGATAAGGTTAAAGCGACCATCGTCAAAATGCCTTTTTATGATCCTATGCGTGTTCGCACTCACCCTGAGTAA
- a CDS encoding dimethylamine monooxygenase subunit DmmA family protein, producing MVVVGGEGGGKALLKLFQQMVPKQPVSVFYLAEDDASKKYVSTVEDMSGESITVCDSLEALTTSLKTELTNCYMGTQFYVAGEEKLIWPVAKVLTEYGVDDRNIFKEQTGSLARRVFCVHCETINEDVHHNIHQCVNCGLNLFVRDHFSRHWGAYMGFMVDGETPGEIPAAQEVYP from the coding sequence GTGGTGGTAGTCGGTGGTGAAGGGGGCGGTAAAGCCTTGCTGAAATTATTCCAGCAAATGGTGCCGAAGCAACCGGTATCCGTGTTTTATCTAGCCGAGGATGATGCAAGTAAAAAATACGTCAGCACGGTTGAAGACATGTCTGGTGAGTCCATTACTGTTTGCGACTCGCTGGAAGCCTTAACAACATCGCTAAAGACTGAGCTGACCAATTGTTATATGGGCACACAGTTCTATGTGGCGGGTGAAGAAAAATTGATCTGGCCGGTCGCCAAGGTGCTGACTGAATATGGCGTCGATGACCGTAATATTTTCAAAGAACAGACAGGTTCTTTAGCCAGACGCGTGTTCTGCGTGCATTGCGAAACGATTAATGAGGATGTTCACCACAATATTCATCAATGTGTGAATTGTGGCCTTAATTTATTCGTTCGTGATCATTTCTCCCGTCATTGGGGTGCCTATATGGGCTTTATGGTCGATGGTGAAACACCCGGCGAGATTCCAGCAGCACAGGAGGTTTACCCATGA
- a CDS encoding PDR/VanB family oxidoreductase, which produces MSALKVKVTAVEQVAEQIKHFTMVAEDGSPLPYFSGGSHVVVSMDIDGRTHRNAYSLMGPTNDNSAYQIAVRKQEKSRGGSVFMHEKVEPGTLLEISMPTNLFSIHRLAKKHILVAGGIGITPFLSQITDLNRIGHDYELHYAYRSAEHAAFREEIEKLCGDKAFFYPENETGRLNVTELLSKQPLGSHVYVCGPDPMVNGLELIASELGWPETSVHSEKFLAPASGAPFTVSLLQSNTEVVVPSDLSMLEAMEEAGIDAPYMCRGGACGRCEVEVVECDGELVHHDEYLSDAERVAAKKILPCVSRANCSRMVINL; this is translated from the coding sequence ATGAGTGCTTTAAAAGTCAAAGTCACGGCTGTTGAACAAGTGGCTGAGCAAATCAAACATTTTACAATGGTCGCTGAAGATGGCAGCCCATTACCGTACTTCTCGGGTGGCAGCCATGTGGTTGTGTCGATGGATATCGATGGCCGGACTCATCGTAACGCTTATTCTTTGATGGGCCCGACTAACGATAACAGCGCTTATCAGATCGCGGTGCGTAAACAGGAAAAATCACGCGGTGGCTCCGTGTTCATGCATGAGAAAGTCGAGCCCGGCACTTTATTAGAAATATCGATGCCGACCAACTTATTCTCGATTCATCGTCTGGCGAAAAAACACATTCTGGTGGCCGGTGGTATTGGTATTACGCCTTTCTTGTCACAGATCACTGATTTAAATCGTATCGGCCATGACTATGAGCTGCATTACGCTTATCGCAGTGCAGAACATGCGGCTTTCCGTGAGGAAATTGAAAAGTTATGCGGCGATAAAGCGTTTTTCTATCCTGAAAATGAAACTGGCCGACTCAATGTCACGGAGTTATTGAGCAAACAACCCTTGGGTTCACATGTGTATGTCTGTGGTCCTGATCCGATGGTAAATGGTCTGGAATTGATCGCCTCAGAACTCGGCTGGCCTGAAACGTCAGTACATAGCGAGAAGTTCTTAGCACCAGCCAGTGGTGCGCCATTCACTGTCAGCTTGTTGCAGTCTAATACCGAAGTGGTTGTGCCTAGTGACCTCAGTATGTTGGAAGCGATGGAAGAAGCCGGTATCGATGCGCCTTATATGTGTCGTGGTGGTGCCTGTGGTCGCTGTGAGGTGGAAGTCGTTGAATGTGATGGTGAGTTAGTTCATCACGATGAATATCTGTCCGATGCTGAGCGTGTCGCTGCTAAGAAAATTTTACCTTGTGTCTCGCGTGCAAACTGTTCACGCATGGTCATCAATTTGTGA
- a CDS encoding heme-dependent oxidative N-demethylase family protein, with amino-acid sequence MNMAFNEETFRGDFTFRNSPESVRRFPYPFEEDEYMYSVNIEQHTSGEPGSVFEHPIDVDEHYVAECKERAIVLSEDHTRCVALPHMMDAQWDTLELVMTSLSESYPSEFQLTIDGDNWHWVNKPLGIEDHFVFGDVSTLPMEPFEYVMRQVQGDWVVMDQRDNDLYADLGMVTGQADWSVAFDAGMSFKEWHAPVPHAPEMGIFDRALKYLLHLQYGSPVRRTNWRMCVNPRLDTSSETYDVWGTDNVSATKENAGDKVFLRVELQALFRLPRSNAIAFSIRTYMVSLADLATYPRWAKRLNRVLRSLHPDLAEYKGLNSFKQPVLDWLEPLDDGAFLEKGVHPE; translated from the coding sequence ATGAATATGGCATTTAATGAAGAAACATTTCGTGGTGATTTCACGTTTAGAAACTCGCCAGAATCAGTAAGACGTTTTCCTTATCCGTTTGAAGAAGACGAGTATATGTACAGCGTTAACATTGAACAGCACACATCTGGTGAGCCTGGTTCTGTGTTTGAACACCCGATTGATGTCGACGAACACTATGTGGCCGAATGTAAAGAACGTGCCATTGTATTAAGTGAAGATCACACACGCTGTGTGGCTTTACCTCATATGATGGATGCTCAGTGGGATACGCTGGAATTAGTGATGACATCACTATCAGAAAGCTATCCATCTGAGTTTCAGTTAACTATTGATGGTGATAACTGGCACTGGGTGAATAAGCCTCTAGGCATTGAAGATCACTTTGTATTTGGCGATGTGTCTACCTTACCGATGGAGCCATTTGAATATGTGATGCGTCAGGTTCAGGGTGACTGGGTGGTCATGGATCAACGTGATAATGATCTCTATGCTGACTTAGGTATGGTCACAGGTCAGGCCGACTGGTCAGTGGCTTTTGATGCCGGCATGTCATTTAAAGAATGGCACGCACCTGTGCCTCATGCGCCAGAGATGGGGATTTTTGATCGCGCACTGAAATATTTATTACACCTGCAATATGGCAGCCCGGTTCGTCGTACTAACTGGCGTATGTGTGTGAATCCACGACTTGATACTTCATCAGAAACCTATGATGTGTGGGGAACAGATAACGTGTCGGCTACCAAAGAAAACGCCGGTGACAAAGTCTTTTTACGTGTAGAGCTACAAGCACTATTCAGGCTGCCACGAAGTAATGCGATTGCCTTTAGTATCCGTACTTATATGGTGAGTTTGGCAGACTTGGCTACTTACCCACGTTGGGCGAAACGTTTGAACCGTGTTTTACGCAGTCTGCATCCGGACCTGGCGGAATACAAAGGTTTGAACAGCTTCAAACAACCGGTACTGGATTGGCTCGAACCATTGGATGATGGCGCCTTTTTGGAAAAAGGTGTTCATCCGGAGTAA
- a CDS encoding glutathione S-transferase, whose product MRYPTLYSFRRCPYAMRARLALAASGIKTELREVVLKDKPAELLAISPKGTVPVLQTETGKVIDESIDIMRWALEKRDPEEWYQTLTHQQKQHCDELIANNDGEFKYYLDRYKYADRYPEYPELYYREQGEATLQKLESLLAKNGCLLTEKWTMADIALLPFIRQFAFVDKDWFEQSPYPLVRDWLSEFLHSDLFANVMVKYEQWHADQPIVLFPETK is encoded by the coding sequence ATGCGGTACCCGACTTTATACAGCTTTCGTCGTTGTCCTTACGCTATGCGAGCCAGGTTAGCGCTCGCTGCCAGCGGTATTAAAACCGAACTTCGCGAAGTGGTATTAAAAGATAAACCTGCAGAATTATTAGCTATTTCCCCAAAAGGGACTGTGCCTGTTCTACAGACCGAAACAGGAAAAGTTATCGACGAAAGTATCGACATTATGCGTTGGGCACTGGAAAAGCGAGACCCCGAGGAGTGGTATCAAACGCTCACACATCAACAAAAACAGCACTGTGACGAACTGATTGCTAATAATGATGGTGAGTTTAAGTATTATCTTGATCGCTATAAATATGCCGATCGTTACCCAGAATACCCAGAACTGTATTACCGTGAGCAAGGTGAGGCGACCTTACAAAAATTGGAATCCTTATTAGCAAAAAATGGTTGCCTGCTCACTGAAAAATGGACGATGGCAGACATTGCTCTATTACCTTTTATTCGTCAGTTCGCCTTTGTTGATAAAGACTGGTTCGAACAGTCACCCTATCCCCTGGTCAGAGACTGGCTGAGTGAATTTTTACACAGTGATTTGTTTGCCAATGTCATGGTGAAATATGAACAGTGGCATGCTGATCAGCCAATAGTCTTATTTCCAGAGACCAAATAA